A single region of the Paramicrobacterium fandaimingii genome encodes:
- a CDS encoding VTT domain-containing protein, with translation MHAGLIPWLDPEVIITGAGPWAVLVVCLIVFAETGLLVGFLLPGDTLLIMAGLLAFSPGLGFDVWWIALFIGAAAFAGGEVGYLIGHRAGPRIFERKESGLFSIENVHRTNAFFERFGPLAVVVARFVPVVRTFAPVAAGVAHMSYRRYSLYNFIGAMLWGVGLVFVGYFLSYVPPVADFVRDYIDLILVAAVVITVVPTLWHYFSARRKARRSAEAGGTDRTDADGAAELRLDSSIVNNRRR, from the coding sequence ATGCATGCCGGACTCATCCCCTGGCTTGACCCCGAGGTCATCATCACGGGTGCGGGCCCGTGGGCGGTTCTCGTCGTGTGCCTCATCGTGTTCGCAGAGACGGGCCTGCTTGTCGGATTTCTGCTTCCCGGAGACACGCTTCTGATCATGGCTGGGCTTCTCGCTTTCAGCCCTGGTCTCGGTTTCGATGTGTGGTGGATAGCGCTGTTCATCGGAGCCGCGGCCTTCGCCGGAGGCGAGGTTGGCTATCTGATCGGGCACCGCGCCGGCCCTCGAATATTCGAACGCAAAGAGTCCGGTCTCTTCAGCATCGAGAACGTGCATCGAACCAATGCCTTCTTCGAGAGATTCGGCCCCCTCGCCGTCGTCGTCGCCCGTTTCGTTCCCGTTGTTCGCACCTTTGCCCCGGTTGCGGCGGGCGTAGCGCACATGAGTTACCGCCGGTACAGCCTGTATAACTTCATCGGCGCGATGCTCTGGGGCGTCGGGCTTGTCTTCGTCGGATACTTTCTGAGCTATGTGCCGCCCGTCGCAGATTTTGTGCGCGACTACATCGATTTGATTCTCGTGGCGGCCGTCGTCATTACCGTCGTCCCGACGCTGTGGCACTACTTCTCGGCGCGACGCAAAGCCCGGCGATCCGCTGAGGCAGGCGGAACCGATCGAACGGATGCTGACGGAGCCGCCGAGTTGCGTCTAGATTCCTCGATCGTGAATAACCGACGTCGCTGA
- a CDS encoding CpaF family protein yields the protein MTTAVDIVAEAVRERVRRDGTDLSHHAELTERYVTEELQRYSEKALGGTGKLIADERTAARQIIASLTGLGPLQHFLDDPDVEEIWINSPTRVFVARGGDPELTDVVLTETLVRDLVERMLQATGRRVDVSSPFVDASLADGSRLHVVIPDVTRRHMAVNIRKFTSRIRTLHDLVSRDALTEEAAEFLTRSVHVGCNVLVSGATQAGKTTLLGALLNSVSQTERMITVEETFELDITAADVVGMQCRQPSLEGTGEITLRRLIKESLRMRPDRIIVGEVREAESLDLLIALNSGVPGACTLHANSAADGLRKLCTLPLLAGSNIDGAFVVPTVASCIDLVVHCARDAAGVRRVIEVVAPTGRTTGGEIEATTIYRRTAEGLSATGSLPERLGKYEAAGVDAAELIVQGS from the coding sequence ATGACGACAGCAGTGGACATCGTCGCCGAAGCCGTGCGTGAGCGGGTGAGACGCGACGGAACCGACCTCTCGCACCACGCTGAGCTCACGGAACGCTACGTCACCGAAGAGCTGCAGCGGTATTCCGAGAAAGCTCTTGGCGGTACGGGAAAGCTCATTGCCGATGAGCGCACTGCGGCTCGGCAGATCATCGCCTCGCTGACGGGCCTCGGCCCGCTGCAGCACTTCCTCGATGACCCCGATGTCGAAGAAATCTGGATTAACAGCCCGACGCGTGTGTTTGTCGCGCGCGGCGGAGACCCCGAGCTCACCGATGTGGTTCTCACCGAGACTCTTGTGCGTGACCTTGTTGAGAGGATGCTTCAGGCAACGGGACGACGTGTTGATGTGAGCTCTCCATTCGTCGACGCGTCACTTGCCGATGGGTCGCGTCTTCACGTGGTCATTCCCGATGTCACGCGCAGGCACATGGCGGTGAACATTCGAAAGTTCACCTCCCGCATCCGAACTCTCCACGACCTCGTCTCGCGCGATGCTCTCACCGAAGAGGCGGCGGAGTTTCTCACCCGGAGCGTTCACGTGGGGTGCAACGTCCTGGTCTCAGGCGCGACGCAGGCGGGCAAGACGACGCTTCTTGGCGCGCTGCTGAACTCTGTCTCTCAGACCGAGCGAATGATCACCGTTGAAGAGACATTTGAACTCGACATCACGGCGGCCGACGTCGTGGGAATGCAGTGCAGGCAACCGAGCCTCGAGGGAACAGGTGAGATTACTCTTCGACGGCTCATCAAAGAGTCGCTGCGCATGCGCCCCGATCGCATCATTGTGGGAGAAGTTCGCGAGGCAGAGAGCCTCGATCTGCTCATTGCGCTCAACTCGGGGGTGCCTGGAGCGTGCACTCTTCATGCCAACTCCGCTGCCGATGGTCTGCGCAAGCTCTGCACGCTGCCGCTCCTCGCGGGATCGAATATTGACGGTGCCTTCGTCGTTCCGACCGTTGCATCGTGCATCGACCTCGTTGTGCATTGCGCGCGGGATGCCGCAGGGGTGCGACGCGTCATCGAGGTCGTCGCGCCGACAGGTCGAACGACCGGCGGCGAGATTGAGGCGACGACGATCTACCGGCGCACAGCAGAGGGCCTCTCCGCAACGGGATCGCTTCCGGAACGTCTCGGCAAATACGAGGCGGCCGGAGTCGATGCCGCCGAGCTGATCGTGCAAGGCAGCTGA
- a CDS encoding DUF3039 domain-containing protein, giving the protein MNVQVRTEDPLSTGGSTSVLDRELEELLENETIDPGDHERFSHYVKKDKILESAISGKPVRALCGKKWTPGRDPEKFPVCPECKKVYERMRKG; this is encoded by the coding sequence ATGAACGTTCAGGTGCGCACTGAAGATCCACTCTCCACGGGAGGGTCAACGTCTGTTCTCGATCGCGAGCTTGAAGAGCTGCTCGAAAACGAGACGATCGATCCGGGCGATCACGAACGCTTCTCGCACTATGTCAAGAAAGACAAGATTCTTGAGTCGGCGATCAGCGGCAAGCCGGTGCGTGCGCTCTGCGGCAAGAAGTGGACGCCGGGGCGCGACCCCGAGAAGTTTCCGGTCTGCCCCGAGTGCAAGAAGGTCTACGAGCGGATGCGCAAGGGATAG
- the murI gene encoding glutamate racemase gives MTDAPIGIFDSGVGGLTVARAIQDQLPNESVLYIGDTAHSPYGPKPIADVRRYALEVLDDVIAQGVKMIVIACNTASSAMLRDARERYTVPVIEVIQPAVRTAVTTTRNHKVGVIGTEGTINSRAYHDAFAAAPDLEIVAQACPRFVEFVEAGVTTGSEVLEVAEAYLRPLRDAGIDTLVLGCTHYPFLKGVISYVMGPDVTLVSSDTETANDVYRTLIDRGIARTALVPPTHNYEATGQSADEFLELAHRLIGHEISSVNLVQTGAIDLASLQAALREGENS, from the coding sequence GTGACTGATGCGCCGATTGGGATATTCGACTCGGGTGTCGGCGGTCTCACCGTCGCTCGTGCAATCCAAGACCAGCTTCCCAACGAGTCGGTGCTGTACATCGGCGATACAGCGCACTCGCCCTACGGCCCCAAGCCCATTGCCGACGTACGACGGTACGCGCTGGAAGTGCTTGACGATGTCATCGCCCAGGGCGTGAAGATGATTGTCATCGCGTGCAACACGGCATCGTCAGCGATGCTGCGAGATGCTCGCGAGCGATACACGGTTCCGGTGATCGAGGTGATTCAGCCTGCCGTGCGCACCGCGGTGACGACGACTCGCAATCACAAGGTCGGCGTCATCGGCACCGAGGGCACCATCAATTCCCGTGCGTATCATGACGCCTTCGCCGCGGCTCCCGACCTGGAGATCGTCGCTCAAGCCTGCCCGCGCTTCGTGGAGTTCGTCGAGGCCGGAGTGACGACGGGTTCCGAAGTGCTTGAGGTGGCTGAAGCATATTTGCGCCCCCTGAGGGATGCCGGAATCGATACCCTCGTGCTCGGATGCACACACTATCCGTTTCTCAAAGGCGTGATTTCCTACGTTATGGGGCCAGACGTGACCCTGGTGTCGAGTGACACCGAGACGGCAAACGACGTGTATCGCACGCTCATCGATCGCGGCATCGCACGCACAGCTCTTGTTCCACCCACTCACAACTACGAGGCGACCGGCCAGAGCGCTGACGAGTTCCTCGAGCTTGCTCACCGACTGATCGGGCACGAGATCTCATCTGTCAACCTGGTTCAGACCGGAGCCATCGACCTCGCCTCGCTTCAGGCAGCACTCAGAGAAGGAGAAAATTCGTGA
- a CDS encoding cation diffusion facilitator family transporter, with the protein MAHDHSHGTTNRRRLIVVICLVSVTLVAEVVGGLATGSLALLADAGHMFSDLTGLVIALVAIGIAARPATDRHTWGFQRTEVLAALINGLILTSVAVAVASEGVQRLTDPEPANVSGLPVLLVALVGLVINAISLVLLRPSVRNSINMKGAYLEVFGDLLGSVLVAISAIVIMTTGFAKADAIASLLIAAGILPRAAVLLRDVWRVLNESTPAGTDVEVIRAHVRNAPGVVGVHDVHVWSITSGQSVFTAHVIVEQDVFEQGRVGALLDHLGSCLAEHFDVEHSTFQLEPVKHADTEDIAHS; encoded by the coding sequence ATGGCGCACGATCATTCCCACGGAACCACGAACAGAAGGCGACTCATCGTCGTCATCTGTCTGGTGTCGGTGACCCTCGTCGCCGAAGTGGTCGGAGGACTCGCCACAGGCTCATTGGCTCTGCTCGCCGATGCCGGTCACATGTTCTCAGACCTCACAGGACTCGTCATCGCGCTCGTCGCGATCGGAATCGCTGCTCGGCCGGCGACAGATCGTCACACCTGGGGTTTTCAACGCACGGAAGTGCTCGCTGCCCTCATCAACGGTCTGATTCTGACAAGCGTCGCGGTTGCTGTCGCGAGTGAAGGAGTACAGCGACTCACAGACCCGGAGCCCGCCAACGTCAGTGGTCTTCCCGTGCTGCTCGTCGCCCTTGTCGGGCTCGTGATCAACGCGATATCTCTTGTTCTTCTGAGACCGAGTGTCAGAAACTCCATAAACATGAAGGGTGCCTACCTCGAGGTATTCGGCGACCTCCTGGGATCGGTTCTCGTTGCGATATCGGCAATCGTCATCATGACAACCGGGTTTGCGAAGGCCGACGCCATCGCCTCGCTGCTCATCGCCGCCGGCATCCTCCCCCGTGCCGCCGTGCTCTTGCGAGACGTCTGGCGCGTTCTCAATGAGTCGACGCCCGCGGGCACCGATGTCGAGGTCATTCGCGCGCACGTGCGAAACGCACCGGGAGTCGTCGGGGTGCATGACGTGCACGTCTGGTCGATCACGTCAGGCCAATCGGTGTTCACAGCGCACGTCATCGTCGAACAGGATGTCTTCGAACAGGGACGAGTCGGGGCTCTGCTCGATCACCTCGGATCGTGCCTTGCCGAGCACTTCGACGTTGAGCACTCAACATTCCAGCTTGAGCCCGTCAAGCACGCCGACACCGAAGACATCGCGCACTCCTAG
- a CDS encoding nicotinate phosphoribosyltransferase, whose product MNTSTAFRTDRYELTMLEAAIAHGTADTPCMFEAFGRRLPGARRFGVVAGIGRLLERIRDFRFADAELTWLADNDVVSARAIDWLADYRFSGDIWGYVDGEAYFPESPILIVESSFGEGVLLETLILSILNYDSAVATAATRMVTAAAGRPLAEMGSRRANEDAAIAASRAAYIAGFSATSNLEAGRTWGIPTMGTAAHSFTLLHENEEEAFRAQVAAAGPGTTLLVDTYDVAAGVETAIRVAGTELGAIRLDSGDLPTLVVDVRRQLDMLGAHNTKITVTSDLNEYAIATLRTAPVDSYGVGTSLVTGSGSPAAGLVYKLVARQVADGDWVSVAKASAGKRSVGGRKYATRLRDENGVARQEKVYIGLGPEEAKSIPASERPLLAPLITAGEISDRYLGASGTSIAREHHAMVRAELPADAYRLGRGDPALSTTFS is encoded by the coding sequence GTGAACACGTCGACGGCATTTCGCACCGACCGCTACGAACTCACCATGCTCGAGGCAGCGATCGCTCACGGCACGGCGGATACGCCGTGCATGTTCGAGGCATTCGGGCGCCGGCTGCCCGGGGCGAGACGCTTCGGCGTCGTTGCCGGCATCGGGCGGCTGCTTGAGCGCATCCGCGATTTTCGCTTTGCCGATGCCGAGCTCACCTGGCTCGCCGACAACGATGTCGTGAGCGCACGCGCCATCGACTGGCTTGCCGACTATCGCTTCAGCGGCGATATCTGGGGGTACGTCGACGGCGAAGCATATTTTCCAGAATCACCGATTCTGATCGTCGAGTCGTCATTCGGCGAGGGCGTGCTGCTCGAAACGTTGATTCTCAGCATTCTGAACTACGACTCCGCGGTTGCCACGGCAGCAACCCGCATGGTGACGGCCGCAGCCGGAAGGCCACTGGCCGAGATGGGGTCACGGCGTGCAAACGAGGATGCCGCCATCGCCGCCTCCCGCGCGGCGTACATCGCCGGCTTCAGCGCGACGAGCAATCTCGAGGCGGGGCGCACATGGGGAATTCCCACAATGGGAACGGCGGCACACTCGTTCACACTGCTTCACGAAAACGAGGAGGAGGCATTCCGAGCGCAGGTTGCCGCAGCGGGCCCGGGAACGACCCTGCTCGTTGACACCTACGACGTCGCCGCGGGCGTTGAGACAGCGATTCGCGTCGCCGGAACGGAACTCGGTGCGATCCGTCTCGACTCCGGAGATCTGCCGACCCTCGTCGTCGACGTGCGTCGGCAACTCGACATGCTCGGCGCGCACAACACGAAGATCACTGTGACCAGCGATCTCAACGAGTATGCGATCGCGACCCTGCGCACGGCGCCGGTCGATTCGTATGGGGTCGGAACGTCTCTCGTGACCGGCTCTGGGTCACCCGCTGCCGGACTTGTCTACAAGCTCGTGGCTCGCCAGGTGGCCGACGGAGACTGGGTGTCTGTCGCCAAGGCCTCCGCGGGAAAGCGATCCGTGGGCGGGCGCAAATACGCTACCCGGCTGCGCGACGAAAACGGTGTCGCCAGACAAGAGAAGGTGTACATCGGGCTGGGCCCTGAGGAGGCGAAATCGATTCCGGCGTCAGAGCGCCCGCTTCTGGCCCCGCTGATCACCGCAGGCGAGATCAGCGACCGCTATCTCGGAGCTTCTGGCACGAGCATTGCCCGCGAGCACCACGCGATGGTGAGGGCAGAGCTTCCTGCGGACGCGTACAGACTCGGTCGTGGAGACCCCGCGCTTTCGACGACGTTCTCCTAG
- the rdgB gene encoding RdgB/HAM1 family non-canonical purine NTP pyrophosphatase, producing MTLHVVLASHNAHKIAEFQKILGHDVPDIVIEAYDGPEPIEDGTSFDENALIKARAAAAHTGRVALADDSGISVGIMGGAPGIFSARWSGTREDADNRRLLLAQLADIRGANRAAQFHCSIAIVDPSTGSEQIARGEWPGSVALQETGENGFGYDPIFVPEGYSVSSAELPPDEKNEISHRARAFRAAAPILRGL from the coding sequence ATGACGCTGCACGTGGTGCTTGCGAGCCACAACGCTCACAAGATCGCCGAATTTCAGAAGATCCTCGGTCACGACGTTCCTGACATCGTGATCGAGGCGTATGACGGACCGGAGCCGATCGAAGACGGCACCAGCTTCGACGAGAATGCGCTCATCAAGGCACGGGCCGCCGCCGCGCACACCGGACGGGTGGCGCTCGCCGATGACAGCGGGATCAGCGTCGGCATCATGGGCGGTGCACCGGGGATCTTTTCGGCCCGGTGGTCGGGAACACGCGAGGATGCCGATAATAGGCGGCTTCTGCTCGCCCAGCTCGCCGACATTCGCGGTGCGAACCGTGCGGCGCAGTTTCACTGCTCGATCGCGATTGTCGACCCATCGACCGGGAGCGAGCAGATAGCGCGGGGGGAGTGGCCGGGCAGCGTGGCGTTGCAGGAGACGGGCGAGAACGGCTTCGGATACGATCCGATCTTCGTGCCTGAGGGATACTCCGTGAGCTCAGCGGAATTGCCACCGGACGAGAAGAACGAGATCTCCCACAGGGCGCGCGCGTTCCGCGCTGCGGCACCAATTCTTCGAGGACTCTGA
- a CDS encoding type II secretion system F family protein encodes MIALGFGTILGIGAALIVIAVVFPDTVLFTRRAAQPVFADELRSRLALAGMGAVPVPAFLAVSLLMAALVGGVVHASFAIVVLSLLAGLGSALAPAAIVTWRAHAMRRAHRMLWPDVVDHLVSSIRSGTALPEAVAQLSEAGPDALRSSFRSFAQDYRTSTSFTGALDRLKGELGDPVADRIIETLKMARDVGGTELPGVLRSLSAAIREDSGIRSEVDARQSWVRNAAKLGVAAPWLILFLLASRPEAAAAYNSPLGVTVIVAGAAVSVIAYRVMLALGRLPEERRWFR; translated from the coding sequence ATGATTGCTCTCGGATTCGGCACGATCCTCGGCATCGGTGCTGCCCTCATTGTCATCGCCGTCGTGTTTCCCGACACCGTGCTGTTCACCAGGCGAGCCGCCCAACCCGTGTTCGCTGACGAGCTGCGATCGAGATTGGCGCTTGCCGGCATGGGGGCTGTTCCGGTACCCGCGTTTCTCGCTGTGTCGCTCTTGATGGCGGCGCTTGTGGGCGGCGTTGTGCATGCGTCGTTTGCCATCGTCGTTCTGTCTCTGCTGGCCGGACTCGGCAGCGCGCTAGCGCCCGCCGCGATCGTGACGTGGCGTGCACACGCGATGAGGCGGGCGCACCGAATGCTGTGGCCAGACGTCGTTGACCACCTGGTGTCATCAATTCGATCGGGAACGGCGCTGCCCGAGGCGGTTGCACAGCTCTCCGAGGCGGGACCGGATGCTTTGAGAAGCTCGTTTCGGTCGTTTGCGCAGGACTATCGCACGTCGACATCGTTCACCGGAGCACTCGACCGGTTGAAGGGCGAGCTTGGCGACCCCGTGGCAGATCGGATCATCGAGACGCTCAAGATGGCCCGCGACGTCGGCGGTACGGAGCTGCCGGGTGTGCTGCGCAGTCTGTCCGCGGCAATCCGCGAGGACTCGGGAATTCGCTCTGAGGTGGACGCACGGCAATCGTGGGTGCGCAACGCAGCGAAGCTCGGGGTGGCCGCACCCTGGCTCATCCTGTTTCTGCTCGCCTCTCGTCCAGAAGCCGCCGCCGCGTACAACTCGCCTCTCGGAGTGACGGTCATCGTCGCCGGCGCCGCTGTTTCGGTCATCGCCTATCGCGTCATGCTCGCGCTTGGTCGCCTCCCGGAGGAGCGGAGGTGGTTCCGATGA
- the rph gene encoding ribonuclease PH, which produces MTTRKDGRTADQLRPITIERGWSEQAEGSALISFGKTKVLCTASFTPGVPRWLTGKGKGWVTAEYAMLPRATNERSGRESVKGKIGGRTHEISRLIGRSLRAVVDMKALGENTIVIDCDVLQADGGTRTAAITGAYVALVDAMEWARGKGHIGKRSVPLIDSVAAVSVGIIDGEPMLDLPYVEDVRAETDMNVVVTGRGLFVEVQGTAEGAPFDRSELDALLDLATSGARELTTLQRQALERE; this is translated from the coding sequence GTGACGACACGCAAAGACGGACGCACGGCAGACCAGCTCAGACCGATCACAATCGAACGCGGGTGGAGCGAGCAGGCAGAAGGCTCGGCGCTCATCTCGTTCGGCAAGACCAAAGTGCTGTGCACTGCGTCGTTCACGCCGGGTGTTCCGCGCTGGCTGACGGGCAAAGGCAAAGGTTGGGTGACAGCCGAGTATGCGATGCTGCCACGGGCGACAAACGAGCGTTCGGGGCGCGAATCTGTCAAGGGGAAGATCGGCGGCCGCACCCACGAGATCTCCCGCCTGATCGGTCGCAGCCTGCGTGCCGTTGTCGATATGAAGGCTCTCGGCGAGAACACCATCGTGATTGACTGCGACGTGCTGCAGGCTGACGGGGGCACTCGCACCGCAGCAATCACCGGCGCCTACGTTGCCCTGGTCGACGCCATGGAATGGGCGCGGGGAAAGGGACACATCGGCAAAAGGTCGGTGCCGCTCATCGACAGCGTCGCGGCGGTTTCCGTCGGAATTATCGATGGCGAACCGATGCTCGATCTGCCGTATGTCGAGGACGTTCGCGCGGAGACAGACATGAACGTCGTCGTGACCGGGCGAGGTCTGTTCGTCGAGGTGCAGGGTACGGCCGAGGGCGCGCCGTTTGATCGCTCTGAGCTCGATGCGCTGCTCGACTTGGCGACGAGCGGGGCACGGGAACTGACGACGCTTCAGCGCCAGGCGCTTGAGCGCGAATGA